ATAGCGGAGCACCGCATGCTGCTGTCGGGTTTCGACCTGCATCTGGTCGGCGTCATGGCGCCGCTGGAGGTGCTGGGAGCGCGCGAGGCCGCGCGCGCCGACAGGCTGCCTGGCCTGGCGCGCTGGCAATATGGACGCGTCCACAACGGCATAGACTACGACCTCGAAGTCGACACCAGCCGGCTGACGCCGCTTGAATGCGCCCGTCGCATCCAGGAAAGATTCCGACTATAGTGGCCGGTGTTCTTTTGTTGCAATCATAGCTCTTCCAATCGCCCGAAAGCGATAGTCACCCGTCATGTGCAGGGTCGTGGCGATTAAATATTAATGAGCCCTGCTGTAGCAAAAGAGGTCGATATCTCGACGAGAGCTTTTGCGATCGTCAAAAAGGCGGGGCATGGGGGCGGTGGCAAATTTCCTTAGACGCGTTGTAAGTGAACTTGAAACGCCGCGCGCCAAACGGCCGTTCGGTTCTGGCTGGCTGTCCGGCTCGATTGGCTTGCTTGCCGGGGTCACCGCCCTGCTGATGGTCATCGTGCTGCGCTACCCGTCGCTTACATCGATGCCGGATCTGGCCCCCATCCACCAGATGCTGTTCTTCAAGCCGGTGCTCTATTTCGTCCTCATCTCCGGCTATATCCTGGCGATCCTCAGCATGACGCTGCGCAGGCAAAAGACGCTCGGCGCGGCAGCGATGTTCACTGTGCTGCTGGCGTCGCTGGTCGGCATGCTTCCGGTGCGCCATCAACTGCACATCGAAGGGGTGTTCTTCGGGCTTGATTTCTTCATCCTGAACGCCCTGTTCATGGGTGTGCTGTTCGTTCCGCTCGAACGTCTTTTCGCGCGCAACAAGGATCAGACCGTGTTCCGCGACGAATGGCGCGAGGACCTGTTCTACTATCTGGTCTCATCGCTGCTGGTGCAGATTTTGACCTACCTGACCTTGGCGCCGTCCAACTTCGTCAATGCGCAGGGCGCCCTTGGTTCGGTGCGCGCCTGGGTCCACGACTTGCCGTGGCTGGTGCAACTGCTGGCGGCAATGTTCCTGACCGACCTTGCCCAGTATTGGGTGCATCGGGCCTTTCATCGCATTCCCTGGCTGTGGAAGTTCCATGCCGTGCACCATTCCGCCAAGTCGATGGACTGGATTGCCGGTGCGCGCATGCATTTCCTGGAAATCATCGTGCTGCGCAGCCTGACGGCCACCCCGATGTTCGTGCTGGGGTTCGATGAATCGGCTATCCAGACGTATATATTGATCGTCTACGTCTATTCGTCTTTCATCCATTCCAACATCGGAACCAGTTTCGGTCCAGTCGAAAAGGTGCTGGTGTCGCCGCGTTACCACCACTGGCATCACGGCCTCGAGAAAGAAGCGATCGACGTAAACTTCGCCATCCATTTCCCGCTGCTCGACCGGCTGTTCGGTACCCACCATATGCCCGAAGGGCGCTGGCCGAACGGCTACGGCATTCACGGACATCCCGTTCCGAACGGATACTGGCAGCAATTCCTCTATCCCTTCCGGCGCGGCTAGACTGGAGTCCTTCGCGAAGCGCGCGTGTCACCGCGCCTGGCGAGGTTAGCCCAATCCATGACAAGCGACAGAGCCCCGAGATGCGTGACGGCTACATAATCTGCGGCACGCCGAGAACCGGAAGCACCTTGCTGTGCGGCCTTCTGGCCTCGACGAAAAACAGCCGGCGATCCGCACTCGTTCTACCGGCGGCAGGACAAGGCGGAATGGGCAGAAG
This region of Mesorhizobium sp. C432A genomic DNA includes:
- a CDS encoding sterol desaturase family protein; the encoded protein is MANFLRRVVSELETPRAKRPFGSGWLSGSIGLLAGVTALLMVIVLRYPSLTSMPDLAPIHQMLFFKPVLYFVLISGYILAILSMTLRRQKTLGAAAMFTVLLASLVGMLPVRHQLHIEGVFFGLDFFILNALFMGVLFVPLERLFARNKDQTVFRDEWREDLFYYLVSSLLVQILTYLTLAPSNFVNAQGALGSVRAWVHDLPWLVQLLAAMFLTDLAQYWVHRAFHRIPWLWKFHAVHHSAKSMDWIAGARMHFLEIIVLRSLTATPMFVLGFDESAIQTYILIVYVYSSFIHSNIGTSFGPVEKVLVSPRYHHWHHGLEKEAIDVNFAIHFPLLDRLFGTHHMPEGRWPNGYGIHGHPVPNGYWQQFLYPFRRG